A window of the Labeo rohita strain BAU-BD-2019 chromosome 1, IGBB_LRoh.1.0, whole genome shotgun sequence genome harbors these coding sequences:
- the chrna6 gene encoding neuronal acetylcholine receptor subunit alpha-6 isoform X4 — protein MNSAGRVTLFFLLIVLITQDCFSSKGEDRLFRRLFRRYNQFIRPVENVSDPVTVEFEVSISQLVKVDEVNQIMETNLWLRHIWNDYKLKWSPAEFDGIEFIRVPSNKIWRPDIVLYNNAVGDFLVEDKTKALLKYDGTITWVPPAIFKSSCPMDITYFPFDYQNCSMKFGSWTYDKAKIDLVLIGSKVNLKDFWESGEWEIIDAPGYKHDIKYNCCEEIYPDITYSFYIRRLPLFYTINLIIPCLLISFLTVLVFYLPSDCGEKVTLCISVLLSLTVFLLVITETIPSTSLVIPLIGEYLLFTMIFVTLSIVITVFVLNVHYRTPMTHTMPSWVRTVFLRALPRIMLMRRPLDLSESSGKGGLESGGSSGTGAGRGGEGKKRKNSGSQQGAMNSLEFGEGKAALEGKKGGCPCHPMKEATEGDCGKVSRQLSPQAINTVVAFSVVSPEIKQAIESVKYIAENMRSRNKAKET, from the exons GAGAAGACAGGCTGTTTCGTCGTTTATTCAGGAGGTATAATCAGTTCATTCGGCCAGTGGAAAATGTGTCTGACCCCGTCACTGTGGAGTTTGAGGTCTCCATCTCACAGCTTGTTAAAGTG GATGAAGTCAATCAGATCATGGAAACAAATCTTTGGCTGAGACAT ATATGGAATGACTACAAACTGAAGTGGTCACCAGCAGAGTTTGATGGAATTGAGTTCATCAGAGTCCCATCAAATAAAATCTGGAGGCCGGACATTGTACTTTACAACAA TGCTGTTGGGGACTTTTTGGTGGAGGACAAAACCAAAGCTCTTTTGAAATATGATGGAACCATCACTTGGGTCCCTCCTGCAATCTTTAAATCATCCTGCCCTATGGACATCACTTACTTCCCCTTTGACTATCAGAATTGCTCTATGAAGTTTGGTTCCTGGACCTATGACAAGGCCAAGATTGACCTGGTTCTTATTGGCTCAAAGGTAAACCTCAAAGACTTCTGGGAGAGTGGAGAGTGGGAAATCATAGATGCACCCGGTTATAAGCACGACATCAAGTACAACTGCTGTGAAGAGATCTACCCAGACATAACCTACAGTTTTTACATACGGCGACTACCCCTCTTCTACACTATCAACCTTATTATCCCCTGCCTCCTCATCTCCTTTCTGACAGTACTCGTCTTCTACCTTCCATCAGACTGTGGTGAAAAAGTGACATTGTGTATCTCAGTActtctctctctcactgtgTTCCTTCTTGTCATTACGGAAACCATCCCATCCACCTCACTCGTGATCCCTCTGATAGGCGAGTACCTTCTCTTCACCATGATTTTCGTCACCCTCTCCATTGTCATCACCGTCTTTGTATTGAACGTGCACTATCGCACCCCTATGACCCACACTATGCCTAGCTGGGTTCGTACCGTCTTCCTCCGAGCTTTACCCCGCATTATGCTCATGCGCCGGCCTCTCGATCTATCAGAGTCCTCTGGAAAAGGAGGATTAGAAAGTGGGGGTTCGTCCGGGACTGGAGCAGGACGAGGGGGAGAGGGCAAGAAGAGGAAAAACAGTGGATCTCAACAGGGAGCAATGAACTCTTTGGAATTTGGAGAGGGGAAAGCAGCATTAGAAGGAAAGAAAGGAGGATGCCCATGCCACCCGATGAAAGAGGCAACTGAGGGGGATTGTGGGAAAGTGAGTCGTCAGTTGAGTCCACAGGCAATTAACACAGTTGTGGCTTTCTCTGTGGTGTCACCGGAGATCAAACAGGCTATTGAGAGTGTGAAGTACATTGCTGAGAACATGA